A region of the bacterium genome:
CTGAGGTCACGACCTTGTCGCCTTTCTTGATGCTGTCAAGCATCTTCTGGCGCTCTTTGGCGCGTTTCTGCTGGGGACGAAGAATCATGAAATAAAAGATCACGAAAATCAGGGCGAAGAAGATCAGGGTGCTGAACATTCCGCCGCCGCCACTGCCGCCCTGCTGCGGTGCCATGGCCAGTAAGTGCGTCATCACGATGTGACTCCTGTTTTATGCTGTGTGTCGAAAGTTACGTTGCTGCCTTTGCATGATAGCGCGCGACGAAATCGTCTTTCCATGCAGAGAAAGTATCTTGAAAGATAGCATTTCGCGCATCACGCGTCAATCGCAGATAAAATGCAAGGTTGTGGATCGATGCGAGCTGCAGACCCAGTATTTCGCGCGTACGGAACAGGTTGGAGATATAGGCACGCGTAAAATTGCTGCAGGCGTAGCAGTCGCATTCATCATCGATCGGACGATACTCATGAAGGAAACGTTCCTTCTTTATCATCAGGGGGCCATCAGCAGTGAACACCATGGCATTCCTGCCATTACGTGTGGGCATGACACAATCGAACATGTCTATCCCGCGTGCGATCGACTCAACGATATTCACCGGGGTACCGACCCCCATGAGGTAACGTGGTTTGTTTTCGGGAAGCTGCGTTGTGGTGTGCTCGGTGATCCGGTACATGACTTCCGCCTCCTCGCCCACGGCGAGTCCGCCAACCGCATAGCCATCAAAGTCCAGATCAACGAGTCCATTTGCACTTTCCGTACGCAGGTCTTCAAACACATTTCCCTGCACGATACCGAAACCGAATTGCGCATGTCCGTAGCGAGGATTCGTCTTTGCGATATGCTCGCGCGCCTGGGCTGCCCAGCGTAACGTCAGCTGATTACTGCGAGCGGCGTATTCGTAGCCGCAGTCGGCAGGGGGACATTCATCAAGTATCATCATGATATCGGAGCCGATGGAGCGCTGTATATCAATGACGCGTTCAGGTGTGAAACGGTGGTACGACCCATCGATATGCGACTGGAAGGTAACACCATCGTTTTCGATTTTTCGCAGTTCGGAGAGCGAGAACACCTGATAGCCGCCGCTGTCAGTGAGGATCGGCCGATCCCAGTTCATGAAGCGGTGCAGTCCACCCGCCTCTTCGAGCAGTGCCGGACCGGGACGAAGTGCCAGGTGATACGTGTTCGCCAGGATGATGCGTGCGCCGATTTCGCGCAGCTCCCGCTGCTGCACCGCCTTGACACTTCCCTGTGTTCCGACAGGCATGAAAATGGGCGTATCCACCGTCCCGTGGTCGGTGTGAAACGTCCCTGCCCGCGCTTTGCAGCCGGCGTCCGTATGGTGGAGATGAAATTCCAAGGCTCAGGATATCGCGGCAGGGGACGCCGCGACCGTGATCGCCGAATTATTTTCCTTTCCCGAATGCGAGGAAAGGTGCCTTGGCCTTCGTCATGCCTTCAACCATATCCTTGAGCGTCATTTTCTCCAGCGTCTCGACGAAACGTTCATTTGCTTCGGAGAATGCGTCAAGGACTGCACATTTCGACTTGATCGCGCAGCCGAACAATCCCAGGCAGCAGTGGCGCCGGATAATTGGTCCATCGACAGCCTCGATGATATCGACAAGGGTAATCTCTTTCGGCTCCCTTGCGAGGATGTAGCCGCCAGTGACGCCACGATGTCCGACGACAATGCGGGCAGTGGAGAGCTGCTGGAAAATTTTCGCCAGATAGGTTTTGGACACGTCCTGGTCCTCGGCGATTTCGGAAATCTGAACAGGTTGCTGTGTGCCACGAGTCACGAGGTACCCGAGTCCATGAACCGCATAACCCGCTGATTTGGAGATTTGCATGGATCAATCCATTGAGGTGGTGGGGTGGATGAGAGTCGTTTTCATGATAATCCGCTGTCCGGGATTCAGAATCCCTTGCTCAGCCAGCCGCGCCAGCCGCAGCGATGACAGCGATACAATCGTTTATTCGTAAAGCGCTTTTTCAGATTCTCACTCATGTTGCGCGAGCGTGAACGAAACAGGGAAGCTTCACCACAGCCCGGACAGCGCTTCGCGGTATGCCGGGCATGATGATGAAATGCAAGATTCACCTTGTGTGTGAGGGGCTTACCGCTCGCCTCATCGAATTCGGGCGGCTTCGGGAGCTCCACGTCCTCTTCCTTCGTGGGAGCATCGTCAGCCAATGACGGCCTCTCCTCCTTGTCGCCGGGTTCACTGCCACTGCTGCTTTTCTGCGCGTCACTGTTATTTTTCGCGTCGCTGCTTTTCTTCGCGTCTGATGGCGATGCTCCTTCCCTGTGCGTTGCGATACGGCGTTCCAGGGTATCCTCACCTTCGAGGCGGATATCCGGTATCTCAACATCCTGTTCGTGATTACTCACGACCTTCGCCTTGACGACGGAAGCTGAATACCGCAGCTGTGATTCTTCCAGCCAGCCGCGCCAGTCACATTCATGGCAACGATACGGACGCTTCGTACTTACATGTTTGCGTTTCTCTTCCAGCACCGTATGCGTGTGACTACGGTGCAGTGCTTCGGCATTGCATTTCGGGCAGAGGGCGGGGACGGTACTCCCGAGGGACCAGGACTGCTTGAGCATTATGGAAGGGAACGTCGATTAGTGTTGCAATTCGGTCTGGAATAAAGCAGATTAATCATATCTTAATTGGAAATATAGCAGAAACGCGCTGATTATCAAGGAAAAAGACTGAAAAATCACCATATACAATATACGGAATTGCGGTAAATCGGCGCGATTCCACACAGGGGAAGGTACGTTGCTCCTTTGGGGGGTGGAGTGTATATTTCATGACTACCTGACCGATGAAATGGAGACTTATGTCTGTAGCAGATCCCGAGATTCAGGAAAGACACGAATCGGGAGACGTTGAAACGATGGAGAGTACAGAAGAACTGCGGAAGCGGCACCTGGATTTTGAACGGGAAGCGCTCCCGCACATGGATGCGTTGTACAATTTCGCGCTTCGCATGACCAGCGATCCAGATGAAGCTGACGACCTCCTTCAGGAAACCTATCTCAAAGCCTATCGCTTTTTCGACAAGTTCGAACAGGGAACGAACTGCAAGGCGTGGCTGTTCAGAATAATGAAAAATTCGTTTATCAACATCTACCGGCGTACATCGAAAGAGCCGGCCAAGGTTGACTATAACGATGTCGAGGAGTTCTATCACTCCATCCGTGCCGAATCGACGGATCCGAATGATCTCGAAGAGAAGATTTTCTCCAACATCCTCGACGATGACGTATCCACCGCCCTCGAAGCGCTGCCCGAGGAATTCCGCACCGTTGTGATCCTCTGTGATATCGAAGGATTCACCTACGAAGAGATTGCAGATTTCGTGGAATGTCCGATCGGGACCGTGCGTTCCAGACTGCACCGTGGCAGAAAAATGCTCCGATCGCAACTGTATGATTACGCCACGAAACGCGGCTTCGAGGACAAGGAGAAGAAACGAAAAAAAGGTAATTCAGACAGCGCGGCAGCGACAGCTGCAGCTACGGAAAATGGTTGACGGGGCTTCCCGCACACGAAAGAGAAAGGTTATACAGCAACTGCATTATGGCTACACGTGATTACACATCGCTGAGTGAAGAGGAGCTGAACGAGTATATCAGTGCACTCGCGGACAAGGAATCGAGCGGACTTTCTGACGAAGAAGTCGACTTCCTGCAGCATGTCGTTCATGAGCGGCCTGAATTGCTGGGCGAATACCAGCTGAACATCGCCACGAAGCTCTGCCTTATGAAGCATGCGCGGAACACTCGTTGTCCGGAATCGACCGCAGAATCCATCAAGACTATTCTGTACCACGTCTATAAATCCCGGCAGGCATCCCTGTAGCGTCTCATGCTCGAATCTGTTTCCACCATCGTTGTCCCTGTGGACTTCTCCTCCGCCTCCCTTCCTCTCCTGCGTGAGGCAATGCACCTGGCAAAACTCTACGGATCCGAATTGCACCTGCTGCATGTGTATCAGGATGTCTTTTCCGTCCTGTCCATGCGCACGTTCGACCTGAACGAAGAGGTTGTGGAAGAAGTGATGATCAAGGAACTGCGGGAGAAATGCGATGCGCTGCTGGCAAAAGTCGAGAAGCCCTCTGCCGTGCATGTCGCGATGCGCAAGGGAGAGACTGCGGAAGAAATCCTCGCCTACGTCGAGGAAGTGAGCGCCGACCTGATTGTGATCTCGACCAATGCGCGCAGTGGACTAGAACAATTTTTCATCGGCAGCATCGCACAGCGCGTCGTCCGTTATGCCCTCTGCCCCGTCGTGACATTGCATACGACACCCGCAGACTGACTTTTCCCCCATCATTTTCAGATTGAATACAGAGGTCCTATGCGAACCTTCATCCCATATATTGCCCTTTCGTTGCTGATACTGACGGCATGCGGACAGGAAAAGAACGACCAGGATCACGCCGAGAACGATAGTACGGCAGCAGCTTCATCACTGACGCTCCCACAGGAAAGCAAGCTGCAAAACCTGCGGCAGCTCACGTTCGAAGGAGAAAATGCTGAGGCATACCTGAGCTTCGACGAGAGCATGCTCACGTTTCAGCGTAAAGACTACGACATGGAATGCGACCAGATTTTCACCATGACCATTGACGGGAAAGACATGGCCCGACTCTCGAATGGTGAAGGACGCACAACATGCTCGTACTGGATGCCTGACGGTGAATCACTGGTGTATTCTTCCACCCATGCGCACGATCCCGGCTGCCTGCCTTCACCTGACCGAAGCAAAGGCTATGTATGGAAGCTTTATCCGGAGTTTGATATCTATGCGATCAATCGGGACGGCAGCGGAATCCGGACCCTCTTCGCCTCTCCCGGCTATGATGCCGAAGCGACGATTTCACCGAAAGGGGATCGCATTGTATTCACTTCCACGAAAGATGGCGATCCCGAAATCTACACCATGAATCTCGACGGAAGTGATGTCCGCCGCCTGACGCATACGAAAGGGTACGACGGTGGACCGTTTTATTCCCCTGACGGCAGCAAGATTGTCTTCCGCGCCAGCAGGCCCGAGACCGACGAGGAACTCGCCGCATATCAGGAGCTGGTCGAGGAGCATCTTGTGCGTCCCACTACGCTGGAACTGTTTATCATGGATGCCGATGGCAGCAACATGCGTCAGATCACCAATAACGGCGCCGCGAATTTTGCCCCATTCATGCATCCGGACGGGAAACGCATCATTTTCAGCTCCAATATGGACAAGACGAACCCCCGCAACTTCGACCTGTACATGATTAATGTTGACGGGAGCGGACTCCAGAGGCTGACCTGGTTCGAGGGTTTCGACGGTTTCCCCATGTTCACAAGGGATGGAAAGAAGCTGGTTTTCTGTTCCAACAGGAACAACAGCAAGGAAGGTGATACCAACGTATTTATCGCGGACTGGGTGGAATAAGCTTCGGCATACGAATGCGTCGTACAGGAACTGCCGGTCTCAACCGGCAGTTCCTGTCTTTGTATCAAGGTATCCCTGAAGCAGTACAATAGCGGCTATTTCGTCTACTTTCCCTTTCTCCCTCCTCTTCTTCTTCCCTACCCCCATTTCCCGTATCGTACGCTCGGCAATCGTTGAAGTGAAACGTTCGTCGATCAGGTGCACAGGTTTGTCGATGACCTTCCGCAACTGATCGACGAATTTCGTTACCATTTCAGCAGAACCACCGTGTTCTCCGCGCAGTGTCAGCGGGAGTCCGACAACCACGCTGATGACCTGTCGCTCCTCGATAAGGTTGGCGATGGACGTGAGTAACGTTCCATCATTCGCGAACGTGCCCACGCCGGAGGCGATAATTCCGAGTTCATCGGACATCGCGAGTCCGACACGCCGCTCGCCGTAATCGATCGCAAGAACGCGGCCGTGATTA
Encoded here:
- the yajC gene encoding preprotein translocase subunit YajC translates to MTHLLAMAPQQGGSGGGGMFSTLIFFALIFVIFYFMILRPQQKRAKERQKMLDSIKKGDKVVTSGGLHGKIVNVDEKTVLLDVGDNLKLKFDRTAVNTVTREASGE
- the tgt gene encoding tRNA guanosine(34) transglycosylase Tgt, with the translated sequence MEFHLHHTDAGCKARAGTFHTDHGTVDTPIFMPVGTQGSVKAVQQRELREIGARIILANTYHLALRPGPALLEEAGGLHRFMNWDRPILTDSGGYQVFSLSELRKIENDGVTFQSHIDGSYHRFTPERVIDIQRSIGSDIMMILDECPPADCGYEYAARSNQLTLRWAAQAREHIAKTNPRYGHAQFGFGIVQGNVFEDLRTESANGLVDLDFDGYAVGGLAVGEEAEVMYRITEHTTTQLPENKPRYLMGVGTPVNIVESIARGIDMFDCVMPTRNGRNAMVFTADGPLMIKKERFLHEYRPIDDECDCYACSNFTRAYISNLFRTREILGLQLASIHNLAFYLRLTRDARNAIFQDTFSAWKDDFVARYHAKAAT
- a CDS encoding Rrf2 family transcriptional regulator is translated as MQISKSAGYAVHGLGYLVTRGTQQPVQISEIAEDQDVSKTYLAKIFQQLSTARIVVGHRGVTGGYILAREPKEITLVDIIEAVDGPIIRRHCCLGLFGCAIKSKCAVLDAFSEANERFVETLEKMTLKDMVEGMTKAKAPFLAFGKGK
- a CDS encoding sigma-70 family RNA polymerase sigma factor encodes the protein MESTEELRKRHLDFEREALPHMDALYNFALRMTSDPDEADDLLQETYLKAYRFFDKFEQGTNCKAWLFRIMKNSFINIYRRTSKEPAKVDYNDVEEFYHSIRAESTDPNDLEEKIFSNILDDDVSTALEALPEEFRTVVILCDIEGFTYEEIADFVECPIGTVRSRLHRGRKMLRSQLYDYATKRGFEDKEKKRKKGNSDSAAATAAATENG
- a CDS encoding universal stress protein, which codes for MLESVSTIVVPVDFSSASLPLLREAMHLAKLYGSELHLLHVYQDVFSVLSMRTFDLNEEVVEEVMIKELREKCDALLAKVEKPSAVHVAMRKGETAEEILAYVEEVSADLIVISTNARSGLEQFFIGSIAQRVVRYALCPVVTLHTTPAD
- the ruvX gene encoding Holliday junction resolvase RuvX, with amino-acid sequence MPSNHGRVLAIDYGERRVGLAMSDELGIIASGVGTFANDGTLLTSIANLIEERQVISVVVGLPLTLRGEHGGSAEMVTKFVDQLRKVIDKPVHLIDERFTSTIAERTIREMGVGKKKRREKGKVDEIAAIVLLQGYLDTKTGTAG